ATCATCACGATGACGGCCTGCTGGAGGCCGCTCGCGATTTCGAGCGACGCGGCGAGCGCGGCGCCGCTCGACGGCCCGACGAACAGCCCCTCTTCCTTGGACAGCCGGCGCGCCAGCCGGTGCGCCTCGTCGGTCGCCGCCCGCGCCGAGATGTCGGCCAGCGTGGGATCGTAGATGGGCGGCACGATGGCCGACGCCATGTGCTTCAGCCCTTCCAGCCCATGGAGCGGCGAGTCCGGCTGCACCGACACGAGCGTGACGTCCGGCTTGTCCTGCTTCAGGCGGCGACCGGTGCCCATGAACGTACCGCTCGTGCCGAGGCCGGCCACGAAGTGGGTGATACGCCCTTCGGTCTGCTCGAGGATCTCGACGCCCGTGGTGTTGAAGTGGGCACGCCAGTTCTCGGGGTTGCTGTACTGGTCGGGGTAGAAATAGCGGTGCGGATCGCGATCGTGAATCGCCCGCGCCTGACGGATCGCCCCGTCGGTCCCCTCCATCGGATCGGTCAGGATCAAGTCCGCGCCGTAGATCTGCAGGAGGCGCTTGCGCTCCGGTGTGACGTTCGAGGGGACGCAGAGCCGCACGTGGTGCCCCCGCGCGGCGCCGAGCATCGCGTAGGCGATGCCGGTGTTGCCCGACGTCGCGTCGAGCAGGACCTTGCCGGGACCGAGCGCGCCGGATCGTTCGCCGGCCAGCACCATCGCACGCGCGGCGCGGTCCTTGACCGAGCCGCCCGGGTTGCGCATCTCGAGCTTCGCGTACAGCTCGATGTCCGCACGCGGCTCGAAGCGCCGCAGCCGGACGAGCGGCGTGTGGCCGATCCAGTCGATCACCGTGGGCGGCGCGGCGAGGCGGCGATCTGCGATGAGTGCGGCCATGCGTCCTCGAATGCTCCGAAAAAACAAAAGGCCCGGAACCAGAGGTCCGGGCCTGT
The Acidobacteriota bacterium genome window above contains:
- a CDS encoding pyridoxal-phosphate dependent enzyme, coding for MAALIADRRLAAPPTVIDWIGHTPLVRLRRFEPRADIELYAKLEMRNPGGSVKDRAARAMVLAGERSGALGPGKVLLDATSGNTGIAYAMLGAARGHHVRLCVPSNVTPERKRLLQIYGADLILTDPMEGTDGAIRQARAIHDRDPHRYFYPDQYSNPENWRAHFNTTGVEILEQTEGRITHFVAGLGTSGTFMGTGRRLKQDKPDVTLVSVQPDSPLHGLEGLKHMASAIVPPIYDPTLADISARAATDEAHRLARRLSKEEGLFVGPSSGAALAASLEIASGLQQAVIVMIFPDGGDRYLSEPLWDVTDTEETAPADPTAPAHLRIADVELVAMRRHAARVYPNECCGALLGPKAGAVTRAFPLDNTFTPEQQRRRFLVGPEEYRRAETRANDTGLSLLGFYHSHPDHPAEPSQFDLDHAWPNLSYVILSVRQGQAKEARSWRLRADRSAFDEEFVI